One Desulfurellaceae bacterium genomic region harbors:
- a CDS encoding SDR family oxidoreductase: protein MAGVAGKTALLTGAGSGIGRATAVALAKGGADVVVCDINSAGAEETAQALVDLGRKALAVRLDVTQLDAVQRAVAQAEAECGPLDIVFSNAGIGEQVAFTDMTEAQWDRMFGVHLNGTYNCFQAVLPGMRRRDWGRLISTSSMGAFTGGVRLAHYCAAKAGIAGLTIALASELARTGITVNAVAPGVIDTPMVRHSPPRWVDKMTKTIPMRRLGKPEDIAHAVVYLVSEEAGFVTGQILSPNGGSYMKWC from the coding sequence ATGGCGGGCGTTGCGGGCAAGACGGCGTTGCTGACCGGAGCCGGCTCGGGCATTGGTCGAGCGACCGCAGTCGCGCTGGCCAAGGGCGGGGCCGATGTCGTGGTGTGCGATATCAATAGCGCCGGCGCCGAAGAAACCGCCCAGGCGCTCGTCGACCTGGGGCGTAAGGCGCTGGCCGTGCGCCTCGACGTGACCCAGTTGGACGCGGTGCAGCGGGCGGTCGCCCAGGCCGAGGCCGAGTGCGGGCCCCTGGACATCGTGTTCAGCAATGCCGGCATTGGCGAACAGGTCGCCTTTACCGACATGACCGAGGCGCAGTGGGACCGCATGTTCGGGGTGCATTTGAATGGCACTTACAACTGTTTCCAGGCCGTGCTGCCCGGCATGCGCCGGCGAGACTGGGGACGGCTGATCAGCACGTCTTCCATGGGGGCGTTTACCGGTGGTGTCAGGCTGGCCCACTACTGTGCGGCCAAGGCTGGTATTGCCGGCCTGACGATTGCGCTGGCGAGCGAGTTGGCCCGAACCGGGATCACCGTCAATGCGGTTGCCCCGGGCGTGATCGACACCCCGATGGTGCGCCACAGTCCGCCGCGCTGGGTGGACAAGATGACCAAGACGATTCCGATGCGCAGACTGGGCAAACCCGAGGATATCGCCCATGCGGTCGTGTATCTGGTGTCTGAAGAAGCCGGTTTTGTCACCGGCCAGATCCTCAGCCCTAACGGCGGATCGTACATGAAGTGGTGCTGA
- a CDS encoding SDR family oxidoreductase has product MRLAGKTAIVTGAGSGLGKATAQLFGREGARLGLLDISQRRAEGVADEINAALQYTVAFACRADVSKKDELAPAIAQLRENLGPINILVNNAGIAQIKDFLDISSAEWQRMLDVHVKGTFLCTQAVIEDMHSAGWGRVINTASVAGMEGGPQNAHYAAAKAAIIGLTRSLALEFARSGITVNAVAPGLIDNILQAVEGRAQGSTVAGNISQTTAEQVRQFFLRRIPMRQLGKPEDIAHAHLFLASDEAGYVTGQVLSPNGGYVM; this is encoded by the coding sequence ATGCGGCTGGCAGGAAAAACCGCGATTGTGACCGGGGCCGGCTCGGGGCTGGGCAAGGCCACCGCCCAGCTGTTTGGCCGGGAGGGCGCCCGGCTCGGCCTGCTCGATATCAGCCAGCGACGGGCGGAAGGTGTGGCCGACGAGATCAACGCCGCCCTCCAGTATACGGTTGCGTTTGCGTGTCGGGCGGATGTGTCAAAAAAAGACGAGCTTGCGCCCGCCATCGCCCAGCTGCGCGAGAATCTCGGCCCGATCAATATCCTGGTCAACAACGCCGGCATTGCCCAGATCAAGGATTTTCTGGACATCTCCTCCGCTGAATGGCAGCGGATGCTTGACGTGCACGTCAAAGGCACCTTCCTGTGTACACAAGCGGTGATCGAAGACATGCACAGCGCCGGCTGGGGCCGGGTGATCAACACCGCCTCCGTGGCCGGCATGGAGGGCGGACCCCAAAACGCCCATTATGCTGCGGCCAAAGCCGCGATTATCGGCTTGACGCGCTCGTTGGCTCTGGAGTTCGCCCGTTCCGGCATCACCGTCAATGCGGTTGCCCCGGGCCTGATTGATAATATTTTGCAGGCAGTCGAGGGCAGGGCTCAGGGCTCGACTGTGGCGGGCAATATCTCGCAGACCACGGCCGAGCAGGTGCGGCAGTTTTTCCTGCGCCGCATTCCCATGCGCCAACTCGGCAAACCCGAAGATATCGCCCACGCCCACCTGTTCCTGGCCTCGGACGAGGCCGGTTATGTGACCGGCCAGGTACTGAGCCCCAACGGCGGATATGTGATGTAG
- a CDS encoding acyl-CoA dehydrogenase family protein: MFTAPSRYFNQEHEIFREQVRNFVDKEIEPYIDQWEEERLFPKSVYRRMGELGFLGGRYLDGLGLL, from the coding sequence ATGTTCACGGCCCCATCCAGATATTTTAACCAAGAACATGAGATATTCCGCGAGCAGGTGAGAAACTTCGTGGACAAGGAGATTGAGCCGTATATCGATCAGTGGGAGGAGGAACGGCTGTTTCCCAAATCGGTGTATCGGCGCATGGGCGAACTCGGCTTTCTCGGAGGGCGATATCTGGATGGC